The DNA sequence GTTATCATGATGCGTCGCAATCCTTATCCCTTGGTTTTACGTTGCTTGAGAGAATCTGGTGTGACAGCCTTCTTTACTCGCTCATCGGCTGCCAATATTCCGGTCAACATGAAGCTTTGTGAGGACCTTGGCTTGGATCCAGATACTTATTCGGTGTCCATTCCTTTAGGGTCCACGATCAATATGGCTGGGGCCGCTGTCACCATCAATGTTTTGACTTTGGCAGCGACTTCAACTCTGGGGATTCATGTAGATTTTGCGACAGCTCTGATTCTGAGTGTAGTGGCTGCTATTTCAGCATGTGGGGCATCTGGGGTAGCCGGAGGTTCATTGCTTTTAATTCCAGTTGCCTGCAGCTTGTTTGGAATTGATAATGATACAGCCATGCAGGTGGTTGGGGCTGGATTTATCGTTGGTGTTATTCAAGATTCCTGTGAGACTGCTCTCAATTCATCAACCGATGTTCTCTTTACTGCAGTTGCTGAACTGTCAGCCTGGGGGAGAGAAAAATCGACTAATAAATCAGTTAAACTTTAGCTATAACAAAAGGGCTCTGACTATCCATGGTCGGAGCTCTTTGCTTAGATGAGGTTGTTTTGAAATTAGCTAACCTGCTGAGAGATTATTATAACTGGTTATAGAAAAAATCTAAGCTGAAGAGCTGGTCAAATATGCTATAATGAAGGGCAACAAGAATGAAAAGAAGGACATCTATGGCAAATAATTTATTGGTCTTACAATCAGATTTTGGTCTCGTTGACGGAGCTGTTTCGGCTATGGTTGGGGTTGCTTTGCAAGAAGCTGGTGATTTGAAAATTCACCACCTGACTCATGATATTACCCCCTATAATATTTTTGAGGGTTCCTACCGTCTCTTTCAGACAGTAGAATACTGGCCTGAAGGGACGACCTTTGTTTCTGTGGTCGACCCAGGTGTTGGGTCTGACCGCAAAAGTGTCGTTGCTCTGACAGAAAAAAATCAGTATATTGTTACACCTGATAATGGGACTTTGTCTTATATAAAAAAACATATTGGCATCAAGGCTGTTCGTGAAATTTCTGAACTGAAAAATCGTCGTGAAAATACGGAACTTTCCTACACCTTCCACGGTCGGGATGTCTATGCCTATACGGGCGCTAAATTAGCTTCGGGCCACCTTGCTTTTAAGGATGTTGGGCCAGAATTTTCGGTTGAGGGAATTGTTGAACTGCCGGTTGTTAAGACTGTGCTTGAGAAGAATCTGATTCGTGGAGCAGTTGATATCTTAGATGTCAGGTTTGGATCGCTTTGGACTTCCATCAGAAATGACGAGTTCAACACTCTGAATCCTCAATTTGGTGACCGCTTTGAGGTAACTATTTTTAATAATGATATGTTGGTATACCAAAATCAGGTCACCTATGGGAAATCATTTGCAGATGTGCGGATAGGACAACCGATTATTTATATTAATTCACTGTATCGTGTTGGGCTGGCCATTAATCAGGGGTCTTTTGCCAAGGCCTACAATGTTGGTGTTGGTCCCCAGTGGCGTATTGAAATCAAAAAGATTTAACTGGAGGAGATCTTTATGACAAATAATTCTATTAAAACTGTTGTAGCAACAGGAATTGGTGCCGCTCTTTTCGTAATCATTGGTATGTTTATCAATATTCCGATTTTTGGGAATACTAGTATCCAGTTGCAATATGCGGTGCAAGCCCTCTTTTCGGTTATTTTTGGACCTGTAGCGGGCTTTTTCATCGGTTTTATTGGCCATGCCTTAAAGGATGGGATTCAATATGGTAATATCTCCTGGGCCTGGGTTTTGGCCAGCGGTCTGATTGGTTTAGGTATTGGTCTTTTCCGCCGCTTCTATGATGTCAGTAAAGGGAAATTTGCTCTTAAAGAATTGATTGGGTTCAATTTGGTTCAGATCATTACCGTTTATATCGCTTACGGGCTCATTTGCCCACTTGGCGACCGCTTGATGTATAAACAGGCTTGGTCCTATCTCTTTGCTCAGGGATTTATTGCTGGGACAGCTAATGTTCTGACTATTGCAATCGGAGGCACTATACTGTTAACAGTTTATGCTAAGACCCGAGTTCAGTCGGGAAGCCTTTCAAAAGATTGATTATGAAGCCATTTATTGAATTTAAGGATTTTTCTTTTAAATATGATGCCCAAAAGGAGCCAACATTAAAGTCACTTAACCTGACTATTGAAAAGGGGCAAAAGGTCCTGATTATCGGTCCGTCTGGCTGTGGAAAATCAACTCTGGCTCAGACCATCAATGGCATTATTCCTAATACTTATCAGGGTGAAAGTACTGGCAGTTTGATGATTAATGGTCAACCCGCTTTTCACACGTCCATTTATGAAAAATCCCACTTGGTCAGCACGGTCTTGCAGGACACTGATGGTCAATTTATCGGTCTGTCCGTGGCAGAAGATTTGGCCTTTGCTTTAGAGAATGACTGCTGTCAGCAGGCAGAAATGGTTCACACGGTCCATAGCTGGGCAGACAAGTTAGAACTTTTGGATTTACTGGATCATCGTCCACAAGATTTATCCGGTGGTCAGAAGCAGCGGGTCAGTTTGGCAGGGGTACTGATTGATGAGAGCCCGATTTTGCTTTTTGATGAGCCGTTAGCCAATTTGGATCCTAAATCTGGTCAGGATACCATTGCCCTTATTGACCAACTTCATCAAGAGACTGGTGCGACGACTTTAATTATTGAACACCGCTTAGAAGATGTCCTTTACCGACCGGTGGACAAGGTTGTTTTGCTGAATGATGGCCAGATACTTTTTGAAGGGTCCCCTGATCAACTTTTGGCTTCAGAAATTCTGGCTGAGAATGGCATTCGTGAGCCTCTTTATATCACGGTTTTACGCCAGTTGGGGCTGGATATGACCAATTTATCGTCTCTTTCAGATTTAGAGAATCTGAATCTTCCTCAGATTGACTTTGCTGGACAAAGGAGCAGTCAGTCTAGTCAGCCCAAGGAGCCTCTTTTAAACGTTAATCAGCTTAGTTTCGGTTATAGTCCTAATCACCCTATATTAAAAAGCATCCATCTGGACTTAGCAAGAGGAGAACGCATTGCTCTTGTTGGCAAGAATGGTGCTGGAAAGTCCACCTTAGCCAAGGCGTTGACCAAATTTGTTGAAGCTAGTGGTGAGTTTCTTTGGCAGGGACAAGATATTTCGGATGATTCGATCAAGGAGAGGGCCAGCCGAATTGGTTATGTTCTGCAAAATCCTAATCAGATGATTAGTCAGACCATGATTTTTGATGAAGTTGCTAAGGGCCTGCGTTTGAGAGGACTTGGGGAAAAAGCGGTAGAGGAGAAGGTTTTGGCCAGTTTAAGAACTTGTGGGCTTTATGAATTTCGTCAGTGGCCGATTTCAGCTTTATCTTACGGGCAGAAGAAGCGAGTTACTATTGCCTCTATTCTAGTTTTAGAACCGGAAATTATTCTGCTGGATGAGCCAACGGCTGGTCAGGATATGCAGCATTACACTGAAATCATGGATTTTCTGGATGAGCTCAATCAAGCTGGGCAGACGATTGTCATGATTACCCACGATATGCAATTGATGCTGGATTATTCAGATCGCTGTTTGGTGATAGCGGATGGAAAAATTTTGGCTGATAAATCCCCTATGGAAGTTCTCTCAGATCGGGATCTGTTACGGAAGGCTAACTTGAAAGAAACCAGCATCTTTCGGTTGGCGGATAAGCTAGGATTGGATCCTCTGGCTTTGAGTCAGTTTTACCGTCAAAAGAAGGAGGAGCTCACTAGTGGCAAATAAATTTATTGGTTACCGGCAGGGTCAGGGCTTTCTCTACCAACTATCAGGTAGCAGCAAGATGATTTTTTTCATCCTAGTCTCCATTGCCTGCATGGCGACTTATGACACCCGCTTTATTTTGGTGCTTGGTTTTTGTGCCGTATTACTCTTTCGCTGGGCTAAGATTAAGTGGGCAGATGTGTCTTTTGCTATGACGGTAGTTTTTTTGATTGCCTTGTTTAATCTACTTATGGTTTATCTCTTTGCTCCGTCCTATGGGGAGGAAATCTACGGGACTAAGACACTATTGTTTGCTGGCTGGGGACGATTCTATGTTACCAGTCAGGAGCTCTTTTACCTTTTTAATCTGATTCTTAAATATTTTTGTACCGTTCCCTTGGCGATTCTCTTCTTAATGACCACCCATCCTAGCCAGTTTGCTGCCAGCCTCAACCGGATTGGTCTGCCTTATAAATTGGCTTATTCGGTTAGCCTAACATTGCGCTATATCCCCGATGTTCAAGAGGAATTCGGCATGATTAAGCTGTCACAAGAGGCGCGTGGTTTAGAATTGTCTAAGAAGGCCAATTTAGTCAGTCGAATTAAAGGCAATTTGCAAATTGTTATTCCTTTAATCTTTGGTTCCTTAGAGCGGATTGATACCATAGCAACAGCAATGGAATTGCGCCGTTT is a window from the Streptococcus criceti HS-6 genome containing:
- a CDS encoding SAM hydrolase/SAM-dependent halogenase family protein, with the protein product MANNLLVLQSDFGLVDGAVSAMVGVALQEAGDLKIHHLTHDITPYNIFEGSYRLFQTVEYWPEGTTFVSVVDPGVGSDRKSVVALTEKNQYIVTPDNGTLSYIKKHIGIKAVREISELKNRRENTELSYTFHGRDVYAYTGAKLASGHLAFKDVGPEFSVEGIVELPVVKTVLEKNLIRGAVDILDVRFGSLWTSIRNDEFNTLNPQFGDRFEVTIFNNDMLVYQNQVTYGKSFADVRIGQPIIYINSLYRVGLAINQGSFAKAYNVGVGPQWRIEIKKI
- a CDS encoding ECF-type riboflavin transporter substrate-binding protein, which produces MTNNSIKTVVATGIGAALFVIIGMFINIPIFGNTSIQLQYAVQALFSVIFGPVAGFFIGFIGHALKDGIQYGNISWAWVLASGLIGLGIGLFRRFYDVSKGKFALKELIGFNLVQIITVYIAYGLICPLGDRLMYKQAWSYLFAQGFIAGTANVLTIAIGGTILLTVYAKTRVQSGSLSKD
- a CDS encoding ABC transporter ATP-binding protein, with amino-acid sequence MKPFIEFKDFSFKYDAQKEPTLKSLNLTIEKGQKVLIIGPSGCGKSTLAQTINGIIPNTYQGESTGSLMINGQPAFHTSIYEKSHLVSTVLQDTDGQFIGLSVAEDLAFALENDCCQQAEMVHTVHSWADKLELLDLLDHRPQDLSGGQKQRVSLAGVLIDESPILLFDEPLANLDPKSGQDTIALIDQLHQETGATTLIIEHRLEDVLYRPVDKVVLLNDGQILFEGSPDQLLASEILAENGIREPLYITVLRQLGLDMTNLSSLSDLENLNLPQIDFAGQRSSQSSQPKEPLLNVNQLSFGYSPNHPILKSIHLDLARGERIALVGKNGAGKSTLAKALTKFVEASGEFLWQGQDISDDSIKERASRIGYVLQNPNQMISQTMIFDEVAKGLRLRGLGEKAVEEKVLASLRTCGLYEFRQWPISALSYGQKKRVTIASILVLEPEIILLDEPTAGQDMQHYTEIMDFLDELNQAGQTIVMITHDMQLMLDYSDRCLVIADGKILADKSPMEVLSDRDLLRKANLKETSIFRLADKLGLDPLALSQFYRQKKEELTSGK
- a CDS encoding energy-coupling factor transporter transmembrane component T family protein — its product is MANKFIGYRQGQGFLYQLSGSSKMIFFILVSIACMATYDTRFILVLGFCAVLLFRWAKIKWADVSFAMTVVFLIALFNLLMVYLFAPSYGEEIYGTKTLLFAGWGRFYVTSQELFYLFNLILKYFCTVPLAILFLMTTHPSQFAASLNRIGLPYKLAYSVSLTLRYIPDVQEEFGMIKLSQEARGLELSKKANLVSRIKGNLQIVIPLIFGSLERIDTIATAMELRRFGKYKKRTWYQAQPMTGKDWWVLALAFIILLVSLALIFWNHGRFYNPWV